Below is a window of Desmonostoc muscorum LEGE 12446 DNA.
ACGGGGGGTGCGGGGTTTATTGGGGCGAATTTTGTGCATCATTGGTGTCAGGCTTATCCAGATGACCGGGTGGTGGTGTTGGATGCTCTCACTTATGCGGGGAATCGTCTGAATTTGGCGGTAGTTGAGGGAAAAGAGAATTTTCGGTTTGTGCAGGGGGATATTTGCGATCGCTCCCTTGTAGATGAGTTATTATCAACGGAAAATATAGATACCATCGCCCATTTTGCCGCTGAATCTCATGTCGATCGCTCGATTCTCGGCCCTGGTGCTTTTGTACAAACTAATGTGGTAGGAACTTTCACTCTTCTAGAAGCTTTTCGCAAATATTGGGAGACGAAAGCACAGCCATCTGATTATCGCTTTTTGCACGTTTCTACTGATGAAGTCTACGGTAGTTTAAGCCCAAATGATGCTGCTTTTTCTGAAACTACACCTTATGCTCCCAATAGTCCCTATTCAGCTTCTAAAGCTGGTAGCGATCATTTAGTGCGTGCTTATTATCATACATATAAACTACCAACAATTATTACAAATTGTTCTAATAATTATGGTTCCTATCAGTTTCCCGAAAAGCTGATTCCTCTAATGTGTATCAACACTTTGATAGGTAAGCCATTACCTGTTTATGGTGATGGGAAAAATGTCCGAGATTGGCTTTATGTCGGCGATCATTGTCTAGCCCTAGATGTAGTAATTAATCGGGGAAAGCCAGGGGAAACATACAATATTGGTGGCAATAATGAGGTAGAAAATATTAACCTCGTGGAACTTTTATGTAAAATGATGGATGAATTAGCACCTGATTTACCAGTGCGTCCAGCAAAGCAGTTAATTACTTTTGTCAAGGATAGACTTGGACACGACAGGAGATATGCAATTAATGCGAATAAGATTAAAACTGAGCTTGGTTGGACGCCTTCGGTAACAATTGCTGAGGGTTTACGTTTAACTGTTGAATGGTATCTGACTCATCGTGATTGGTGGCAACCTCTCTTATCTGAGGAATATCAAGCTTACTATCGCCAAAATTATTCTGTAAAATGACTTCTCAAATCCCAGTCCTTTGAATGAGCTACATGGGTAGGGGCGCACAGCTGTGCGCCCCTACAAATATCTGTGTTGATGTGTGGTTAATTATTTGTTTAATACCCAGTTGTGATACATAGTATTATTTACTTGAAAGCTAGTCCAGCAGCGCTTAGATTCAAAACAATACTAACTTTGGCAACTTGGTATAGGACTCATATTTGATTTTTGAACAAAACTCAGTACACCTTTATTGCTCCTTCCCAGTCCCCAGTCCCCAATCCCCAGTCCCTTACCTCTACAAGTCATTCAGAAATCAAATCGGATTGCTATATAAGTCCCGTTAACCATGTGGGAAGCGCTATAAATTAGCTAGCTCCCGCAGTTTCTCCAAATAATGACTATCCTTGAATGGTAAGGGAATGAAATTAGCGTAAATTGCCAGCAGGTGTCAGATGCTGCAAGCAGAACAGATATTACAAGACCGTTATCAGATTCAGAGCCAACTCGGCAACAATGGAATTCGTCAAACTTGGCTCGCAAAGGATTTAAAAGCCGATGAAGGGCAGAATTCCACTGTTGTGGTCAAACTTTTGGCTTTTGGTGGTACTGTGCAGTGGGATGATTTGAAACTTTTTGAGAGAGAAGCACAAATTCTCAAACAGCTAAATCATCCTCGAATTCCCCAGTATATTGATTATTTTTGTATTGACGATCGCACCCTCTGGTTTGGCTTAATACAAGAATATATCCCTGGTGAGTCACTCAAGGATAAACTTGCTAGTGGCAAAAGGTTTAGTGAAAAACGAGCTAAAAAAATTGCCGTTGAAATATTAAATATTCTTACGTATTTACATGAGTTGAATCCAGGAGTCTTGCATAGAGATATTAAACCAAGTAATTTAATCTGGGGCGAAGATAATCGAATTTATTTAGTTGATTTTGGCGCAGTTCAGGACAAAGCGGCAAAAGAGGGCGTTACTTTCACCGTTGTCGGTACTTATGGTTATGCCCCAATGGAACAATTTGGTGGACGTGCGGTAGCTGCATCGGATCTTTATGCACTGGGCGCGACTTTAATTCATTTGCTAACTGGTATCTCCCCATCTGATTTACCCCAGCAGGATTTGCGATTGCAATTTGCAGATCGAGTTAACCTCAGTCCCAGTTTTATCAGTTGGCTAGAAAAATTGATAGAACCTGCACCAGAACAACGATTTACTAGTGCCCGTCAAGCGCTGCAAGCCCTCAAATCTGGTCTAGTTGTCAAATCTGCAAACAAATATCAGCTTTTACCACCACAAGAAATTATCAACAATTCTGGATGTGGTATCAATAATCATAATGAAACAGTCCCAGAGGAAATTCTCGGTTGGAATTGGGGCGCATTCCTCATGCCTTGGCTGTGGATGTGGACTAATCAAGTGTGGTATGGGTTATTCTGTTTTGTACCTAATGTTTGGTGGGTAATGGCGATCGCTCTTGGTAGCAAAGGCAATGAATGGGCTTGGAAAAGTAGACCGTGGCGCAGTATTGAGCAATTCAAAGCCCATCAAAGAGGCTGGGCGATCGCTGGTATTTTACTTGGTGCGCCCATTAGTATTATGTTGTGGCTAAGAGCGATCGCTTTGCTCAAATCTGCGTTTTAGTGGGGACTGGGGATTGGGGAGTGGGGAGTGGGGAGTTAGGAGTTAAGAGTTAGGAGTTAGGAGTTAAGAGTGAGGAGTTAGGAGTGAAGAATTATTCCCCTTGTCTCCCTCATCCCCCTCATCCCCCTCATCCCCCACTCCCCACTCCCTACTCCCCCTTACCCACTCACTTGGGATTCAACTACACCCACGGGACAAGAGACGTTTGTTCCTCCCAAACCACAATAGCCGTTGGGATTTTTCGCTAGGTATTGCTGATGGTAGGCTTCAGCATAGTAAAACTCAGGGGCATCCAAGATTTCTGTAGTAATCTTGCCATAGCCTGCGCCGTTAAGGGCTTGCTGATAAGCTTCGAGCGATGCTTCTGCTAGCTGCTTTTGATTTTCAGAGTATACATAAATTCCGGAACGGTATTGAGTGCCAACATCATTACCTTGGCGCATACCTTGGGTGGGATTGTGGCTTTCCCAGAAGACTTTCAGCAGTTCGGAATAACTAATCACTTTCGGATCGAACACAACCAACACTACTTCGTTGTGTCCGGTTCTTCCACTACATACCTCTTCATAGGTGGGGTTGGGTGTTAAACCAGCAGCATAACCCACTGCGGTGGTGTAAACTCCTTTAAGTTGCCAAAATTTGCGTTCTGCACCCCAAAAACAACCCAAACCAAAAATTGCTTTCTCTAATCCATCAGGATAAGGAGGTTTTAGGGGATTTTTGTTGACATAATGAGCAGCGGGTACTGATATAGATTGCGCCCTTCCTGGCAAAGCTTCCTCAGGCGTGGGCATATTTTGCTTTTTGCCGAATCCGAATAATCCCATTGATTTTGACTCTGAATATACATCTTTACCTTATTTAACATTGTAAAGATTTTGGCGATCGCTTGGGGTCTTCTCAGAGTCCTCACTGGAGGCGTAGCGGTGAAGTGGGGAGATGAGGGAGATGAGGGAGGCAGGGGAGGCAGGGGGAGAATAACTTTTACTCTTAACTCCTAACTCCTAACTCCTAACTCCTAACTCCTAACTCAGCACTCCCAATCCAAAATCTAAAATCTAAAATCCAAAATAGAATTATGGATAAAATACCGAAAATTGACCGTCAAAGGGAGCATCAAGCGAACGAACGAACTTTTTTAGCTTGGTTACGCACTTCTATTGCATTAATTAGTTTTGGAATTGCCATTGCCCGATTTGGTATATTTTTGCGTCAGCTTAATGTTGCTATTACTCAACAAGAAACTCAGGTAAATACATTAACTAATTCCGAAAATTTGGGTCTGGCTCTGATAATTTCTGGAATTTTCACAATTGTGTTAGCTGCGTGGCGATACAACCAAGTTTTTTGGCAAATTGAGGAAGGAAACTATAAACCAAATAGATTAATTGTTTGGTTCATGACTGGAATAGTAATTCTTTTAGGACTTTTCTGTATTCCTTTGATTCTATGGCGTAATAAAGTACCTTTTCGTTCTCCTATTCCAACTCAACCACAGTCACGGAATTTGCGTTAAGTACCAAGCGTAAGTTTATATATATCCTCTAATCAGACTGTATAAAAATCCAAGCAATTCATAATCAATCTGATGAAAAATAATCCATTTAAGCTGATAGCGGCCTCTCACTTAATTTTGATTAAGGATGATAAAATATTGCTTATTAGACGTTTTAACACAGGATATGAAGATGGAAAATATAGTGTTGTTGCCGGTTTAGTAGATGGAAATGAAACTTTTGTGCAGGCTGTAGTCAGAGAAGCAAAAGAAGAAGTGGGAATAGATTTAAATATACAAGACTTGGAAGTAGTTCATATTATTCATCGCAAAGAGTCTGGGGAAGAATGGATTGATGCTTTTATTTTGGCAACTAAATGGAAATATGAACCTGAAAATATGGAGCCTCAAAAATGTGACGACTTGGGTTGGTTTGAAGTTGAAGCTCTTCCCAAGAATATAGTTCAATACGTAAAGCAAGCAATTGAAAATATAAAAAAAGGAATCTTTTATAGCGAGTATGGCTGGTAATTTACACCGGAGGTGGTCAAAAGCGGGACGCTCCTCGAACGTAGGGTAGCACAGCTGTGCTACCCGAAAAATGTGCAAATAATTTGGGATAATTTATTTTCTGGAAGTCGCTTAAGTCCTGTTCAATTAACAGTAGTTTCAGAAATAACTGTGATACAGGCATTTACTAAAGGTAACAGTGGTCCTAGTTGCTCTTGTCCACTGACGGCTAAATCGCTGTGACACAAATAAACTCTTTCGGATACACGAGACAGCAAATCTACCAAAATTCTGCGTAGTCGTTGTTGTTCTGCTAGTTTTTCATCTTCTGCTGTCCAAGGTTCGCCTAACCTGTCTCGCAGGAAAAACGGCGCACCAAATAACGTAGCTGCACCACCTTTAGCCCACAGAGGTGAACCAGCATCGAGCCAAAAATGCCAGCGGTGCGATCGCCTACTAGCTCGATATTGAAATATAGTTGCTAAAGTTACAGCTTTTCTGGCTCCACCAATGGGACGCACCGGGTACGGGTTGGCGGTAATAGTACCGCGTCGCAGTAGTTGAATGAATTCGGTGATAGTAGTGGCTGAGGGGGATGAGGGAGATGAGGGAGATGAGGGGGATAATTTTGAATTGGTTTGTCGGAGTCTGGTATCAATTTCCCAGTAGTGTTGGGCGGTTTCTAGTAATTCCCGCAATGCTGCTAGTTGTTCGTAGGGGAGATTGCTACCATTCCACAAAAAACGCACAATTGCTCTATCTAAGAGGGAAATGGGACTGGGAATTAAACGTTGTTCTTGTTGCGATCGCTGTTGTTCTAACCACTGTAATATTTCGTTATAAGCTGTGGTAGCTGCATAGCCAATTCTATCCCAGCGATCGAACGTTGAAACTGGTAGCAAG
It encodes the following:
- the rfbB gene encoding dTDP-glucose 4,6-dehydratase codes for the protein MSRQLLVTGGAGFIGANFVHHWCQAYPDDRVVVLDALTYAGNRLNLAVVEGKENFRFVQGDICDRSLVDELLSTENIDTIAHFAAESHVDRSILGPGAFVQTNVVGTFTLLEAFRKYWETKAQPSDYRFLHVSTDEVYGSLSPNDAAFSETTPYAPNSPYSASKAGSDHLVRAYYHTYKLPTIITNCSNNYGSYQFPEKLIPLMCINTLIGKPLPVYGDGKNVRDWLYVGDHCLALDVVINRGKPGETYNIGGNNEVENINLVELLCKMMDELAPDLPVRPAKQLITFVKDRLGHDRRYAINANKIKTELGWTPSVTIAEGLRLTVEWYLTHRDWWQPLLSEEYQAYYRQNYSVK
- a CDS encoding serine/threonine protein kinase — translated: MLQAEQILQDRYQIQSQLGNNGIRQTWLAKDLKADEGQNSTVVVKLLAFGGTVQWDDLKLFEREAQILKQLNHPRIPQYIDYFCIDDRTLWFGLIQEYIPGESLKDKLASGKRFSEKRAKKIAVEILNILTYLHELNPGVLHRDIKPSNLIWGEDNRIYLVDFGAVQDKAAKEGVTFTVVGTYGYAPMEQFGGRAVAASDLYALGATLIHLLTGISPSDLPQQDLRLQFADRVNLSPSFISWLEKLIEPAPEQRFTSARQALQALKSGLVVKSANKYQLLPPQEIINNSGCGINNHNETVPEEILGWNWGAFLMPWLWMWTNQVWYGLFCFVPNVWWVMAIALGSKGNEWAWKSRPWRSIEQFKAHQRGWAIAGILLGAPISIMLWLRAIALLKSAF
- the msrA gene encoding peptide-methionine (S)-S-oxide reductase MsrA → MGLFGFGKKQNMPTPEEALPGRAQSISVPAAHYVNKNPLKPPYPDGLEKAIFGLGCFWGAERKFWQLKGVYTTAVGYAAGLTPNPTYEEVCSGRTGHNEVVLVVFDPKVISYSELLKVFWESHNPTQGMRQGNDVGTQYRSGIYVYSENQKQLAEASLEAYQQALNGAGYGKITTEILDAPEFYYAEAYHQQYLAKNPNGYCGLGGTNVSCPVGVVESQVSG
- a CDS encoding YidH family protein, yielding MDKIPKIDRQREHQANERTFLAWLRTSIALISFGIAIARFGIFLRQLNVAITQQETQVNTLTNSENLGLALIISGIFTIVLAAWRYNQVFWQIEEGNYKPNRLIVWFMTGIVILLGLFCIPLILWRNKVPFRSPIPTQPQSRNLR
- a CDS encoding NUDIX hydrolase; translation: MKNNPFKLIAASHLILIKDDKILLIRRFNTGYEDGKYSVVAGLVDGNETFVQAVVREAKEEVGIDLNIQDLEVVHIIHRKESGEEWIDAFILATKWKYEPENMEPQKCDDLGWFEVEALPKNIVQYVKQAIENIKKGIFYSEYGW